A portion of the Deinococcus peraridilitoris DSM 19664 genome contains these proteins:
- a CDS encoding response regulator transcription factor encodes MEQRILLIEDNPDITRVVSYELEQSGYRVLTAPDGVSGLTSARENNPDLVILDLGLPDFDGAEIARRLRKTSAVPIIILTAMDAVDRKVNLLEAGADDYITKPFHPEELVARVKVQLRHQQHGEIISIGALEIHPQKRLCHYNGHEVRLSPKEFDLLTFLARQPGRVYSRDEIEREVWNGELPSNSNVVDVHMANMRAKLRDLDGYGIIRTVRGIGYALKTP; translated from the coding sequence ATGGAACAACGTATTTTGTTGATCGAGGACAACCCGGATATCACCCGCGTTGTCTCTTATGAACTCGAACAATCCGGTTACCGGGTACTGACGGCGCCGGACGGCGTCAGCGGACTGACCAGCGCACGTGAAAACAACCCCGACCTGGTGATTCTCGATTTGGGCCTGCCCGACTTCGACGGAGCGGAAATTGCCCGGCGTCTGCGCAAGACCAGCGCAGTGCCGATCATCATCCTGACCGCCATGGACGCCGTGGACCGTAAAGTGAATCTGCTGGAGGCCGGCGCGGACGACTACATTACCAAGCCCTTTCATCCCGAAGAGCTGGTGGCCCGCGTCAAGGTGCAGCTGCGTCATCAGCAGCACGGCGAGATCATCAGCATCGGTGCGCTGGAGATTCATCCGCAAAAGCGGCTGTGCCACTACAACGGTCACGAAGTGCGACTGTCGCCCAAGGAGTTCGACCTGCTGACCTTCCTGGCGCGTCAGCCGGGGCGGGTCTACAGTCGCGACGAGATCGAGCGCGAGGTCTGGAACGGCGAACTGCCCTCCAACAGCAACGTGGTGGACGTGCACATGGCCAACATGCGCGCCAAACTGCGAGACCTCGACGGCTACGGCATCATCCGCACCGTCCGTGGCATCGGCTACGCGTTGAAAACACCCTGA
- the rplI gene encoding 50S ribosomal protein L9, translating into MNVILLEPVAKLGKTGEVVSVKPGYARNFLVPRGLALPATASNMKTLEARVKAREKQLAKDKASAQALAEKLQDQAIDLSVRAGEGKIYGAVTASDVAEALAAKGFEVDRRKLEMPKAIKELGEYTVSYKAHPEVSVPLKIVIHAQQ; encoded by the coding sequence ATGAACGTCATCCTGCTTGAGCCCGTGGCCAAGCTTGGCAAGACCGGGGAAGTCGTGAGCGTCAAGCCGGGATACGCGCGTAACTTCCTGGTGCCGCGAGGTTTGGCGCTGCCCGCCACGGCGAGCAACATGAAGACCCTCGAAGCCCGCGTGAAGGCCCGCGAGAAGCAGCTCGCCAAGGACAAGGCCAGCGCGCAGGCCCTGGCCGAGAAGCTGCAGGATCAGGCCATCGACCTGAGCGTTCGTGCCGGTGAAGGCAAGATCTACGGCGCCGTCACCGCGTCCGACGTGGCCGAAGCGCTTGCCGCCAAAGGCTTTGAAGTCGACCGCCGCAAGCTCGAAATGCCCAAGGCGATCAAGGAACTCGGCGAGTACACGGTGAGCTACAAGGCCCATCCGGAAGTCAGCGTTCCCCTCAAAATCGTCATTCACGCCCAGCAGTAA
- a CDS encoding FeoA family protein: MKARKLHWKCCATTACFEARIAQWLGHPAIDPHGDPIPGKDGELPSTASHSLSSLQVGESAHILRVPGEAAVLRSLMDGGLTPSVEVRLLSREEGLGIPAIGLVFPALFSLGILAVSMQFRNVHLDLDAVLYGKIAYTPFYDLTIGGVNLGATSL; encoded by the coding sequence ATGAAGGCGAGAAAATTGCACTGGAAGTGCTGCGCTACCACCGCCTGCTTCGAGGCGCGCATCGCCCAATGGCTGGGTCACCCGGCCATCGATCCGCACGGCGACCCGATTCCCGGAAAGGACGGCGAGCTGCCCTCGACCGCTTCCCATTCCCTGAGCAGCCTACAGGTGGGGGAGAGCGCCCACATCCTGCGGGTGCCAGGAGAAGCCGCTGTCCTGCGTTCCCTGATGGACGGTGGTCTGACGCCCAGCGTCGAGGTGAGGCTGCTGTCGCGCGAAGAGGGGTTGGGCATCCCGGCCATCGGGCTGGTGTTCCCGGCGTTGTTCAGCCTGGGCATACTGGCGGTGTCGATGCAGTTTCGCAACGTTCACCTCGACCTTGACGCGGTGCTGTACGGCAAAATCGCGTATACGCCTTTTTACGACCTGACCATTGGCGGCGTGAACCTCGGCGCGACGTCCTTGTAG
- a CDS encoding enoyl-CoA hydratase-related protein, translated as MSDQVVLKALEHGVLTLTLNRPDKLNAANDALLLGLTGALREAADDSAVRVVVITGAGRGFCAGQDLGEVGAREMGFAEHLRHTYNPLISTMRALEKPVITAVNGVAAGAGASLALAGDIRLWSSAVTFIEVFSNIALVPDSGSTWMLPRLVGYHKAFELMALAERVNAEEGLRLGLCERVFPAETFAEDVRAYAEQLAARPVRALGLTKRALNQALSSTLDEALENEAQAQQRAGEDPEHREGLAAFKEKRSARFKDV; from the coding sequence ATGAGCGACCAAGTCGTGCTGAAGGCGCTGGAACATGGCGTCCTGACCCTGACCCTCAACCGCCCCGACAAACTGAACGCTGCCAACGACGCCCTGCTGCTGGGCCTGACGGGCGCCCTGCGGGAAGCCGCAGACGACAGCGCCGTGCGTGTGGTGGTGATCACCGGCGCAGGACGCGGCTTCTGTGCCGGCCAGGACCTTGGTGAAGTCGGCGCGCGCGAGATGGGGTTCGCCGAGCATTTGCGCCATACCTACAACCCCCTCATCAGCACCATGCGCGCGCTGGAAAAACCGGTCATCACTGCCGTGAACGGCGTGGCTGCCGGCGCGGGCGCCAGCCTGGCGCTGGCCGGCGACATCCGGTTATGGTCGAGCGCCGTCACCTTTATCGAGGTGTTCTCCAACATCGCCCTCGTACCCGATTCGGGCAGCACCTGGATGCTGCCGCGACTGGTGGGCTACCACAAGGCTTTCGAGCTGATGGCGCTGGCCGAGCGGGTAAACGCCGAGGAAGGCCTGCGCCTGGGACTGTGTGAGCGGGTCTTTCCCGCCGAGACCTTCGCCGAGGACGTGCGCGCTTACGCCGAGCAGCTCGCTGCGCGCCCGGTGCGGGCGCTGGGACTCACCAAACGCGCCCTCAACCAGGCGCTCAGCTCCACCCTCGATGAGGCGCTGGAAAACGAAGCCCAGGCGCAGCAACGGGCGGGCGAGGATCCTGAACACCGCGAGGGCCTCGCGGCCTTCAAGGAAAAGCGGTCTGCCCGCTTCAAAGACGTTTGA
- a CDS encoding metal ABC transporter permease, with the protein MGSVALLNLWFVASFYKELKLSTFDPGLAAALGFAPGVLHYALMGLVSVTTVAAFDAVGAILVVAFMIVPGATAYLLTRRLPVMLLLSVLTGAGASVLGVQFALAVLFSPHAGAFTQSARRARQRGEFAVRLLVAHLAHHDGRPVDDAELLREFGWGKRFLTRIIGEARTAGLIVPEANGWTLTPAGAAHGGTPPFSPS; encoded by the coding sequence ATGGGCAGCGTGGCTCTGCTCAACTTGTGGTTCGTGGCGTCCTTCTACAAGGAGCTCAAACTGTCCACTTTCGATCCCGGGCTGGCAGCGGCGCTCGGCTTTGCGCCCGGAGTGCTGCATTACGCCCTAATGGGCCTGGTGTCGGTCACGACCGTGGCCGCCTTTGACGCGGTTGGAGCGATTCTGGTGGTTGCCTTTATGATCGTGCCCGGCGCGACGGCGTACCTGCTGACCCGCCGCTTGCCGGTGATGCTGCTGCTCAGCGTGCTGACGGGCGCGGGTGCCAGCGTGCTGGGCGTACAGTTCGCGCTGGCCGTGTTGTTCTCACCGCACGCCGGTGCGTTCACCCAGTCGGCCCGGCGTGCGCGTCAGCGTGGGGAATTCGCGGTGCGGCTGCTCGTGGCACACCTCGCGCACCACGATGGGCGACCGGTGGACGATGCAGAGCTGCTGCGTGAGTTCGGTTGGGGAAAACGCTTCCTCACGCGCATCATCGGTGAAGCGCGGACGGCTGGCCTGATCGTGCCCGAGGCGAACGGCTGGACCCTGACACCCGCGGGGGCAGCGCACGGTGGTACGCCGCCTTTCAGTCCTTCCTGA
- a CDS encoding 5'-3' exonuclease, with translation MAVSPLLIIDVQGLAYRSYSGLQSARRKEALERGQDPALLGPPDQRAALAFFARALARRLEEHRPRHAYGALEGGRTFREELFPAYKKNRAPKDEALRIFLQLAREVAARQLDVVEAPGFEADDVIASLAARNTRHELVIRTGDRDLYALVRDEGPRVTVYREDLRCVIDEAGVLREYGVTPAQVPLAKMLMGDEGDNIPGVSGLGKGRAARILLACPDLDTIWRKRAVLGKAEWRGLEACGYERLQLYLQLTTLRTDAPLRRPEGALSATLRTSA, from the coding sequence ATGGCCGTCTCTCCGCTGCTGATCATTGACGTGCAGGGCCTCGCCTACCGCAGTTACTCGGGCCTGCAGAGCGCGCGGCGCAAGGAGGCACTTGAGCGCGGCCAGGACCCGGCGCTGCTGGGCCCGCCCGATCAGCGCGCCGCGTTGGCCTTTTTCGCGCGTGCGCTCGCGCGGCGCCTGGAAGAGCACCGTCCACGTCACGCTTACGGCGCGCTGGAAGGCGGGCGGACATTCCGCGAGGAGCTGTTTCCCGCCTACAAGAAAAACCGGGCTCCCAAAGACGAGGCGCTGCGAATTTTTCTGCAGCTGGCGCGCGAGGTGGCTGCACGCCAGCTCGACGTGGTCGAGGCGCCTGGCTTCGAGGCTGACGACGTGATCGCCTCGCTCGCCGCGCGCAACACCCGGCACGAACTGGTGATCCGTACAGGAGACCGCGATCTGTACGCGCTGGTGCGCGACGAGGGGCCGCGCGTCACCGTTTACCGCGAGGATTTGCGCTGCGTCATCGACGAGGCAGGTGTCCTGCGCGAATACGGCGTAACGCCCGCGCAGGTGCCGCTCGCCAAGATGCTGATGGGCGACGAGGGCGACAACATCCCGGGCGTGAGCGGCCTGGGCAAGGGACGCGCGGCACGGATTCTGCTGGCCTGTCCGGACCTCGACACCATCTGGCGCAAGCGCGCGGTGCTCGGCAAGGCCGAGTGGCGCGGCCTGGAGGCCTGCGGCTACGAAAGATTGCAGCTGTATCTGCAACTGACCACCCTGCGAACCGACGCGCCGCTGCGCCGGCCCGAGGGAGCGCTTTCGGCCACTCTTCGAACTTCAGCGTGA
- the rpsR gene encoding 30S ribosomal protein S18 — MATERKPRAKGPKRPRKPKVDPFSIGELEITDYKDVKMLRRFVSDSGKILPRRRTGLSAKNQRRLAGTIKIARQMGMLPYTDKLVRK; from the coding sequence ATGGCGACTGAACGCAAACCGCGTGCCAAGGGCCCCAAGCGCCCTCGCAAACCCAAAGTAGACCCCTTCTCGATTGGTGAACTCGAAATCACCGATTACAAGGATGTCAAGATGCTGCGCCGTTTTGTCAGCGACTCGGGCAAAATTCTGCCCCGTCGCCGCACCGGCCTGAGTGCCAAAAACCAGCGCCGCCTGGCGGGCACCATCAAGATCGCCCGTCAGATGGGCATGCTGCCCTACACGGACAAGCTGGTGCGCAAATGA
- a CDS encoding single-stranded DNA-binding protein, which yields MARGMNHVYFVGALARDPELRYTPSGVPVFEATVAGEDHVIGNDGRERRLPWYHRVSVLGKPAEWISERNLKSGDIVMVEGSLEYSSWDAPEGGKRSMVRVKAQRIESVVSATETVQDAGGGLRLGGGWNVVMLLGNLTRDPELRYTPAGDAVLGLGLAVNESWKDRNGQQQEKTHWIDVTLWRELAEAAANLKKGDPLLVTGRLMNEAWTDKEGNKRNSTKVEATKVEVLTRGAGAGASAATPVAARGAMGNATSSARSVGTGSRSGGLDIDQGLDNFPPEEEDLPF from the coding sequence ATGGCTCGAGGAATGAATCACGTTTATTTTGTTGGTGCACTCGCCCGCGACCCCGAACTTCGTTACACCCCCAGCGGCGTGCCCGTATTCGAGGCCACCGTGGCAGGAGAGGACCACGTCATCGGCAACGATGGCCGTGAACGCCGCTTGCCCTGGTATCACCGCGTCAGCGTCCTTGGCAAGCCTGCCGAATGGATCAGCGAGCGCAACCTCAAGTCCGGCGACATCGTGATGGTGGAAGGCTCCCTGGAGTACAGCTCCTGGGACGCGCCCGAAGGCGGCAAGCGCAGCATGGTGCGCGTCAAGGCGCAACGCATCGAAAGCGTGGTTTCGGCCACGGAAACCGTGCAGGACGCGGGTGGAGGCCTCAGGCTCGGCGGCGGCTGGAACGTCGTCATGCTGCTCGGCAACCTCACCCGTGACCCCGAACTGCGCTACACCCCCGCTGGAGACGCGGTGCTGGGCCTCGGCCTCGCCGTGAACGAAAGCTGGAAGGATCGCAATGGCCAGCAGCAGGAAAAAACCCACTGGATCGACGTGACCCTGTGGCGTGAACTGGCTGAGGCTGCCGCGAACCTCAAAAAGGGTGATCCCCTCCTGGTCACCGGACGCCTCATGAACGAGGCCTGGACCGACAAGGAAGGCAACAAGCGCAACTCCACCAAAGTAGAAGCGACGAAAGTCGAAGTCCTGACCCGAGGCGCGGGTGCCGGCGCATCCGCAGCCACCCCGGTCGCAGCCCGTGGGGCCATGGGCAATGCGACCAGCAGTGCCAGAAGTGTGGGCACGGGGTCCCGTTCGGGCGGCTTGGATATTGATCAAGGCCTCGACAATTTCCCGCCGGAAGAAGAAGACCTGCCGTTCTAA
- a CDS encoding response regulator has translation MPSVLVVDDDAAILKLVSVILARAGHEVHACAHPVEALSLLDRITPDLIISDVVMPHMTGYEFLEHVREREELSHLPFMLLSSHAERDDVRRGMNLGADDYLPKPFTPHDLTSAVDARLKRISSKPVTASGLEARGLGTSTVTWRGEPIPWVSRKAMELFFLLLEKREVTSWEAAEALWPEKDEARASSLFHTTLHRLRRSLTPEAVVSHSRRYALNPDLAPKYDARTFEERVERTVGGSPSLEEVRELIGQYGRYLPDVDSDWCSDVRRRIDEKQMSLLGLAAELARSAGRPREAASYHQQALMIDPFSDGDWQGLARALSDLGDPRARLAQQREPWWSTDLA, from the coding sequence ATGCCCAGCGTCTTGGTCGTGGACGACGACGCCGCGATTCTCAAACTGGTCAGCGTGATTCTGGCGCGCGCTGGCCACGAAGTGCACGCCTGCGCTCACCCGGTCGAGGCGCTCAGTCTGCTCGACCGCATCACGCCCGACCTGATCATTTCCGACGTGGTCATGCCGCACATGACCGGCTACGAGTTTCTGGAACACGTGCGCGAACGCGAAGAGCTTTCGCACCTGCCCTTTATGCTGCTCTCCAGCCATGCCGAGCGCGACGACGTGCGGCGCGGCATGAACCTCGGGGCCGACGATTACCTGCCCAAGCCCTTCACCCCGCACGACCTGACCTCTGCCGTGGACGCCCGTCTCAAGCGCATCTCCAGCAAGCCGGTGACCGCGAGCGGTCTGGAGGCACGCGGTCTGGGCACCTCCACCGTCACCTGGCGTGGAGAGCCGATACCGTGGGTCTCACGCAAAGCAATGGAGTTGTTCTTCCTGCTGCTGGAAAAACGCGAGGTCACCAGCTGGGAGGCTGCCGAGGCCCTGTGGCCCGAAAAAGACGAGGCGCGGGCCTCCAGCCTCTTTCACACCACCCTGCACCGCTTGCGCCGTTCGCTCACGCCGGAAGCGGTGGTCAGCCACAGCCGCCGCTACGCGCTGAATCCCGATCTGGCGCCCAAATACGATGCGCGCACCTTTGAGGAACGCGTCGAGCGCACGGTGGGAGGATCGCCCAGCCTGGAAGAAGTGCGCGAACTGATCGGCCAGTACGGCCGGTATCTGCCCGACGTGGACTCTGACTGGTGCAGCGACGTGCGCCGCCGCATCGACGAGAAGCAGATGTCGCTGCTGGGCCTGGCTGCCGAACTGGCCCGCAGCGCCGGAAGACCGCGCGAAGCGGCCAGTTATCATCAGCAAGCCTTGATGATCGATCCCTTCAGCGACGGCGACTGGCAGGGCCTGGCGCGCGCGCTTTCCGACCTGGGCGATCCCCGTGCCCGCCTGGCACAGCAACGCGAGCCCTGGTGGTCGACCGATCTGGCCTGA
- the rpsF gene encoding 30S ribosomal protein S6 — translation MQTYDLNLILNPSLSGEQVSTEKDYIENALKAAGSELVNLEEPGNRRLAYPIAKEREGYFLFYTIKTSGNPEKEIASLLRLRDNVRRVLVVRDRPEWKTKKA, via the coding sequence ATGCAAACATACGACCTGAACCTGATCCTCAACCCCAGCCTGTCCGGGGAGCAAGTCTCGACCGAGAAGGACTACATCGAGAACGCCCTGAAAGCGGCGGGCAGCGAACTGGTCAATCTGGAGGAGCCCGGCAACCGCCGCCTTGCCTACCCGATTGCCAAGGAGCGCGAAGGATACTTTCTGTTCTACACCATCAAGACGAGCGGTAACCCTGAAAAGGAAATCGCCAGCCTGCTGCGCCTGCGTGACAACGTGCGCCGCGTGCTGGTTGTCCGCGACCGTCCCGAGTGGAAGACCAAAAAGGCCTGA
- a CDS encoding metallophosphoesterase family protein, with amino-acid sequence MKIAVLADLHANLNATLAVHEDIKRRSISELWVLGDLVGKGPRPRETVDWVAAYATRVVQGNWDARVAGASHRPQDLWPRARLTPGQLSYLGALPFGFEERHCGLNWRFVHASSKGVFHRLYPHASLQEQLESFEPNPEVGLPHRADALVYADIHEAMLLDVEGRPLINCGSVGNPLDSTLASYLVLDFDNCGYSISFVRLAYDRDGEIAVAEASGMPFTREYVLELLTGAYQKRRSRGAPVEEVARHG; translated from the coding sequence ATGAAGATCGCCGTTCTTGCCGACCTGCACGCCAACCTGAATGCCACGTTGGCCGTGCACGAGGACATCAAGCGGCGCTCCATTTCCGAACTTTGGGTGCTGGGCGATCTGGTCGGTAAAGGACCACGCCCACGCGAAACGGTGGACTGGGTCGCGGCCTATGCCACGCGGGTGGTGCAGGGCAACTGGGATGCCCGGGTGGCGGGCGCTTCGCACCGCCCTCAGGACCTGTGGCCGCGCGCGCGGCTCACGCCCGGGCAACTGTCGTACCTGGGCGCCTTGCCTTTCGGCTTCGAGGAGCGGCACTGCGGCCTCAACTGGCGCTTCGTGCACGCCTCCAGCAAAGGCGTCTTTCACCGTCTGTATCCGCATGCCAGCCTGCAGGAGCAGCTGGAATCCTTTGAACCCAATCCGGAAGTGGGGCTGCCCCACCGTGCGGACGCCCTGGTGTACGCTGACATTCACGAAGCCATGCTGCTCGACGTCGAGGGTCGACCGCTGATCAATTGTGGCAGCGTCGGCAACCCGCTCGACTCGACCCTCGCGAGTTACCTGGTGCTGGACTTCGACAACTGCGGCTACAGCATTTCCTTTGTCCGCCTGGCGTACGACCGTGACGGCGAAATTGCGGTTGCCGAAGCCTCGGGAATGCCCTTTACCCGCGAGTACGTGCTTGAACTCCTGACGGGCGCCTATCAGAAACGCCGTTCGCGCGGAGCGCCGGTCGAGGAGGTGGCGCGTCACGGTTGA
- a CDS encoding response regulator: MIDILLVDDSEADVMLTQLAFEEARMANRLHVTRDGVEALEFLRRQGPFQDAPTPDVILLDLNMPRMNGLEVLEELKSHDVLRNIPVVVLTTSQAEADVWRSYNLHANAYIPKPVSLPNFLDVVRSFENFWLAVVKLSPKGYHPPSEKHDLEHDT, from the coding sequence ATGATCGATATTCTGCTGGTAGATGACAGTGAAGCCGACGTGATGCTCACGCAGCTCGCTTTTGAAGAAGCACGGATGGCCAATCGGCTGCACGTTACGCGTGACGGCGTCGAGGCTCTGGAGTTTTTGCGCCGGCAAGGCCCTTTTCAGGACGCGCCAACACCGGACGTGATCCTGCTCGATCTCAACATGCCCCGCATGAACGGTCTGGAGGTCCTTGAGGAACTCAAGTCGCACGACGTGCTGCGCAACATTCCAGTGGTGGTGCTCACCACCTCGCAGGCCGAGGCGGACGTCTGGCGCAGCTACAACCTGCACGCCAACGCCTACATTCCCAAGCCGGTCAGCCTGCCCAACTTCCTGGACGTGGTGCGCTCCTTTGAAAACTTCTGGCTGGCAGTCGTGAAACTGTCGCCGAAAGGCTACCACCCGCCCAGCGAAAAGCACGACCTCGAACACGACACCTGA
- a CDS encoding GGDEF domain-containing protein codes for MSAALPTSTLSLDPAAPIRRAALTTMLLLSVLTAVLTLAFAVTASWSHQDTVGLALLGVWDLGLLLALRLWPGSLRTVGYLFFVVGAVVGVMKFAWSVLAPGQVPYFGPYAYWLPLSYLVAVVVLPPRAALLSSLAVYAAFLAVGGVFAFYSDLPVAVTKGAISGFLQFYLSHAVYLSVYAMLAYLCRQYLRAVIQAEQQAQTAFEDVLTGLPNRRQLNLWLEADLARAQVYGEPFSLVVFDLDHFKQINDSFGHETGDVVLRTTASTVKRALRDDSRFGRWGGEEFVLLLPKTDLEGARRVAQRLDQLLRSESHPRAGVVSASFGVAQATVDDTPSSLFARADAAMYSAKQAGRARVHV; via the coding sequence GTGTCCGCCGCGCTTCCCACGTCCACCCTGTCCCTCGATCCGGCGGCGCCCATCCGGCGCGCGGCCCTGACGACCATGCTGCTGCTGAGCGTGCTGACGGCCGTGCTGACGCTGGCCTTCGCGGTGACCGCGTCGTGGTCGCACCAGGACACGGTAGGGCTGGCGCTGCTGGGCGTGTGGGACCTGGGGCTGCTGCTCGCGTTGCGGCTGTGGCCGGGTTCGCTGCGAACGGTGGGTTACCTGTTCTTCGTGGTGGGGGCCGTGGTGGGCGTGATGAAGTTCGCCTGGAGTGTGCTTGCTCCCGGACAGGTACCGTACTTCGGGCCATACGCCTACTGGTTGCCCTTGTCGTATCTGGTCGCCGTCGTGGTGCTGCCTCCCCGAGCGGCGTTGCTGTCGTCGCTGGCGGTGTATGCCGCTTTCCTGGCCGTCGGCGGGGTATTCGCCTTCTACAGCGACTTGCCGGTGGCCGTCACGAAGGGGGCCATCAGCGGCTTCTTGCAGTTTTACCTGTCGCACGCGGTGTACCTGAGCGTGTATGCCATGCTGGCCTACCTGTGCCGTCAGTACCTGCGGGCCGTGATTCAGGCCGAGCAACAGGCGCAGACCGCGTTCGAGGACGTCCTGACGGGGCTGCCCAACCGCCGCCAGCTGAACTTGTGGCTGGAAGCCGATCTGGCGCGCGCGCAAGTGTACGGTGAGCCGTTTTCGCTGGTGGTGTTCGACCTCGATCATTTCAAGCAGATCAACGATTCGTTCGGACACGAAACCGGGGACGTGGTGCTGCGCACCACGGCGAGCACCGTGAAACGGGCGTTGCGTGATGACAGCCGCTTTGGACGCTGGGGTGGCGAGGAGTTCGTGCTGCTGCTGCCCAAGACCGATCTGGAGGGCGCGCGACGGGTCGCGCAGCGGCTGGATCAGCTGCTGCGCTCTGAGTCCCATCCCCGGGCCGGGGTGGTGAGCGCGAGTTTCGGCGTGGCGCAGGCCACCGTGGACGATACGCCCTCCTCGCTGTTTGCGCGGGCAGACGCTGCCATGTACTCCGCGAAACAGGCCGGACGGGCACGCGTTCACGTTTGA